From a single Nicotiana tomentosiformis chromosome 2, ASM39032v3, whole genome shotgun sequence genomic region:
- the LOC138904623 gene encoding uncharacterized protein — MTRERVSGVTFDEVVDIARQIEMVRGQERAERETKRPHGQGGFSGAPQGGQFQQSQSSFSALSAQGSHYAPPAQVSSGNIFGHKEKQFRQRRGCFECGYFGHIARYCPRLLGETPERSTRPTTPAPVPPPPAHPARGGAQSATGLTRGGGRSGGGQARFYALPARPDAIASDALFVL; from the coding sequence atgaccagggagagagtatctggggttacctttgatgaggttgtcgacattgctcgacagattgagatggttcgaggtCAGGAAAGGGCTGAGAGGGAGactaagaggcctcatggtcagggtggtttcagtggtgctcctcagggaggtcagtttcagcagagtcagtcatcattcagtgcattgtCAGCACAGGGTTCTCATTATGCCCCGCCCGCTCAGGTATCATCGGGTAATATTTTTGGGCATAAGGAGAAACagtttcgtcagaggaggggttgtttcgagtgcgggtaTTTTGGTCACATTGCGAGATATTGCCCTAGGCTGTTGGGTGAGACTCCAGAGCGGAGTACTCGGCCAACGACACCAGCACCAGTTCCCCCACCACCCGCCCATCCAGCTAGGggcggagcccagtcagctacGGGTCTCACGAGAGGGGGaggtagatcagggggtggtcaggcccgtttctatgccctcccagccaggccagacgctattgcttcagatgct